The Desulfolucanica intricata nucleotide sequence TCACGGCTGCTGTAACTGCCGGGACAAGGAGGAAATTATTAATATGAACTGGAAAAGTATTTCCAAACTGGTAGGAATCATTGTACTGACGGCTGTTGTTTCGATCCTCTTTTTCAGTCCTAACCTGAAGCCCGTTTATAATAAGGACATCACCTGGATGCCCTTAGTTAAAATGATTAACCTTGGGCTTGACCTTGAAGGGGGAGTACACGTAGTGCTGCAGGCTGAGGATACCCCTGAGTCACCGGTCACAGATGATGCCATTAAAAGAGTGATGGCTGTTATCAATAACCGGGTTAACGCAACCGGGGTTGCCGAGCCGATTATTCAGCAGCAGGGGAAGGACCGTATTATTGTAGAGTTAGCCGGTATTGAGGATCCCGATGAGGCGGTTAACAATATGATTAAAGTTGCCCATTTAGAGTTTAAAACAGAGGACGGAAGAACTGTAATTACCGGTGCTGACCTAAAAGATGCAGTTGAAGCAACGCTTCCGGGCACCAATGAGGCCCAGGTAAACCTAACTTTTACAGATGCCGGAGCTAAAAAATTTGCACAAATAACTGCTGCAAATGTAAATAGGCATCTTGGTATCTACCTGGATGGTCAATTGCTGCAAAATCCGAGAATAAACGAGCCTATACCCAATGGACAGGCTCAAATTACCGGTTACAGTTCTCTGGAAGAAGCACACAATATAGCCATCTTACTACGTTCCGGTGCCTTACCTGTAAAAGTAGATGTTATTGAAAAGCGGTCAGTGGGCCCAATGTTAGGTGCCGACTCTCTGGCAAAATCACTAAAAGCTGCCATTGTTGGTATTGCTGCAATTTTTATCTTTATGGCAGCCTACTACCGTGTACCGGGTCTGATTGCTAATCTAGCATTAATTATTTATACTTTAATCGTTTTGGCGGTCTTTGCTGCATTGAATGTAACCATGACTTTACCGGGTATTGCGGGCTTCCTGCTGTCACTGGGTATGGCAGTGGATGCAAATATCATTATCTTTGAAAGAATTAAAGAAGAATTACGTAATGGTAAAAGTCTGAGAGCAGGTATTGATGCCGGTTTTAAGAGAGCTTTTGTTACCATTGTTGATTCTAACGTCACTACACTACTTACCGCTGCTGTACTTTTCTTCCTCAGCACCGGACCGATTAAAGGTTTCGCCGTAACACTAAGCGTGGGTATTCTGGCCAGTATGTTCACTGCTGTTACCTTAACCAGATATATGCTGCAGTTAACAGCCGGCAGCAAGTTGGCTACAAATACCAAACTATATGGTGC carries:
- the secD gene encoding protein translocase subunit SecD gives rise to the protein MNWKSISKLVGIIVLTAVVSILFFSPNLKPVYNKDITWMPLVKMINLGLDLEGGVHVVLQAEDTPESPVTDDAIKRVMAVINNRVNATGVAEPIIQQQGKDRIIVELAGIEDPDEAVNNMIKVAHLEFKTEDGRTVITGADLKDAVEATLPGTNEAQVNLTFTDAGAKKFAQITAANVNRHLGIYLDGQLLQNPRINEPIPNGQAQITGYSSLEEAHNIAILLRSGALPVKVDVIEKRSVGPMLGADSLAKSLKAAIVGIAAIFIFMAAYYRVPGLIANLALIIYTLIVLAVFAALNVTMTLPGIAGFLLSLGMAVDANIIIFERIKEELRNGKSLRAGIDAGFKRAFVTIVDSNVTTLLTAAVLFFLSTGPIKGFAVTLSVGILASMFTAVTLTRYMLQLTAGSKLATNTKLYGA